A single Mangifera indica cultivar Alphonso chromosome 20, CATAS_Mindica_2.1, whole genome shotgun sequence DNA region contains:
- the LOC123204404 gene encoding ankyrin repeat-containing protein BDA1-like: protein MSINGLEDQRLKGLQDLAAIGDVVKLFSELTKDPYVLEDIEKIPLVTTPLHTAVSQGKIHFAKEIVNLKPSFAWKRDERGLSPLHLALEGKHLQEGQNPRDPDLEWEYQELITWMIKHDSGLVRVKAMGLVTPLHYAAQVDDESSLAEFLHVFPSSIEDLTVKSETAVHVAIKNGSFKAFKVLLGWLRRFDKLEILNREDEEGNNALHTAVSASKAEMVTLLLRYMGVNERNSKGLTALDVFNDRQGQGSLDAAVGDILLATKAKTASQLHRPSQKISLVEKFSGGFSFSEKLRLIFGMGYRRVDEISLVEVRNALLVVGALVAAATYQVPLSPPGGFWQDNGNLQPAANNATISNNSTTTTVSSTGPSEHLAGKMIVVSSVQLMFLTANSLAFFKSMYLIHTLVAGFPFSCVIMVMMAYMALSYCCSIAEIVSPKGIVWTPFSIFLSVGYAVVVFPGIFKRGLKMLTATYSRNLGRKVNLFLAPA, encoded by the exons ATGAGCATCAACGGCTTGGAAGATCAGAGGTTGAAAGGGTTACAGGATCTGGCCGCGATAGGAGATGtcgttaaattattttcagaactCACGAAGGATCCATATGTTTTGGAGGATATTGAAAAGATACCATTAGTGACTACTCCCTTACACACAGCTGTAAGCCAAGGAAAGATCCATTTCGCCAAGGAAATAGTAAACTTAAAGCCATCATTTGCTTGGAAGCGAGACGAACGAGGGCTTAGCCCCCTCCATTTGGCTTTGGAAGGGAAGCACCTGCAGGAAGGGCAGAATCCTCGTGATCCAGATTTGGAGTGGGAGTACCAGGAACTTATAACTTGGATGATTAAACATGACAGTGGGCTTGTCCGTGTTAAAGCAATGGGATTGGTTACTCCTTTGCACTATGCAGCTCAAGTAGACGATGAATCCAGCTTGGCTGAGTTTTTGCATGTTTTTCCATCATCAATCGAAGATTTGACTGTTAAATCTGAAACTGCTGTCCATGTCGCCATAAAAAACGGGAGTTTCAAAGCCTTTAAAGTCTTGTTAGGATGGCTTCGACGCTTCGACAAACTGGAGATCCTGAACAGGGAGGACGAAGAAGGAAACAATGCATTGCATACTGCAGTATCTGCAAGTAAAGCTGAG ATGGTGACGCTGTTGCTTCGATATATGGGAGTGAATGAAAGGAACAGTAAAGGCTTGACAGCTTTGGACGTGTTCAACGATCGCCAAGGTCAAGGTTCGCTAGATGCAGCAGTTGGGGACATTCTACTTGCTACTAAAGCTAAAACTGCATCTCAACTCCATCGTCCTTCACAAAAAATTTCACTAGTCGAGAAGTTTTCAGGTGGCTTTTCGTTTTCAGAAAAACTTCGGCTAATCTTTGGTATGGGTTACCGACGCGTTGATGAAATTTCTCTTGTTGAAGTCCGAAACGCACTGCTTGTGGTAGGTGCATTGGTAGCCGCAGCCACCTATCAAGTTCCACTAAGCCCCCCCGGAGGATTTTGGCAAGATAACGGCAATCTGCAGCCAGCAGCCAACAACGCTACTATCAGTAACAACAGCACCACCACCACCGTCTCTAGTACAGGGCCTTCTGAACACCTTGCAGGGAAAATGATTGTGGTGTCTTCAGTCCAATTAATGTTTTTGACAGCTAATTCTTTAGCCTTTTTTAAGTCTATGTACTTAATTCACACTCTCGTAGCTGGGTTCCCATTTAGCTGTGTCATTATGGTTATGATGGCTTACATGGCATTGTCGTATTGTTGTTCTATTGCTGAAATTGTAAGTCCTAAAGGTATCGTTTGGACTCCGTTTTCCATTTTTCTGAGTGTAGGTTATGCAGTAGTTGTTTTTCCGGGAATCTTCAAGAGAGGCCTTAAAATGCTTACCGCCACGTACAGTAGGAACCTAGGAAGAAaagtgaatttatttttagctCCCGCttga
- the LOC123204402 gene encoding ankyrin repeat-containing protein BDA1-like isoform X1, with amino-acid sequence MENAFLIFWYYKICNFVNYPNLKKNCRMRINCLEDHRLKELQDLAELGDVDKLFSVLTKDLYVLEDIEKIPLVSTPLHTAVSQGNIHFAKEIVNLKPSLTWKRDEQGLSPLHLALEGKHLQKWQNPRDPDLMWKYRELIKWLIKHDSGLVRVKAMGLVTPLHYAAQVDDESSLAEFLHACPSSIEDLTVKSETAVHVAIKKGRLKAFKVLLGWLRRFDKLEILSREDEEGNNALHTAVSARKHEKMVKLLLLYMRVNIRNSKGLTALDVFNGRQGQGSVDAAVKDILLAAKAKTASQLQRPSLVEKFLGVLTYLQIIIRQIYFMDYRRVDEISREDRNVLLVVAVLVATATYQAPLSPPGGFWQDDGNPQPTANNATISNISTTTTVSSTKPSEHLAGEMIMESSAQLILLTANSFAFFTSMCLIHTLLAGLPFSLAIMVMMTCMAFSYCYSIFEISSNNVTVGTLFPIYLAVGYAVVVFPGFLNKGLKMLLPRKLGT; translated from the exons ATGGAGAATGCGTTCCTTATTTTCTGGTACTACAAGATTTGCAATTTTGTTAACTACCCTAATCTGAAGAAAAATTGTAGAATGAGAATCAACTGCTTGGAAGATCATAGGTTGAAGGAGTTACAGGATCTGGCCGAGTTAGGAGATGTCgataaattattttcagtaCTCACGAAGGATCTATATGTTTTGGAGGATATTGAAAAGATACCATTAGTGAGTACTCCCTTACACACAGCTGTAAGCCAAGGAAACATACATTTCGCCAAGGAAATAGTAAATTTAAAGCCATCATTAACTTGGAAGCGAGACGAACAAGGGCTTAGCCCCCTCCATTTGGCTTTGGAAGGGAAGCACCTGCAGAAATGGCAGAATCCTCGTGATCCGGATTTGATGTGGAAGTACCGGGAACTTATAAAATGGTTGATTAAACATGACAGTGGGCTTGTCCGTGTTAAAGCAATGGGGTTGGTTACTCCTTTGCACTATGCAGCTCAAGTAGATGATGAATCCAGCTTGGCTGAGTTTTTGCATGCTTGTCCATCATCAATCGAAGATTTGACTGTTAAATCTGAAACTGCTGTCCATGTCGCCATAAAAAAGGGGAGACTTAAAGCCTTTAAAGTCTTGTTAGGATGGCTTCGACGCTTCGACAAACTGGAGATCCTGAGCAGGGAGGACGAAGAAGGAAACAATGCATTGCATACTGCAGTATCTGCAAGAAAACATGAG AAGATGGTGAAGCTGTTGCTTCTATATATGAGAGTGAATATAAGGAACAGTAAAGGCTTGACAGCTTTGGACGTGTTCAACGGTCGCCAAGGTCAAGGTTCGGTAGATGCAGCAGTTAAGGACATTCTACTTGCTGCTAAAGCTAAAACTGCATCTCAACTCCAGCGTCCTTCATTAGTCGAGAAGTTTTTAGGTGTCTTAAcgtatttacaaataataattcggCAAATCTATTTTATGGATTACCGACGCGTTGATGAAATTTCTCGTGAAGACCGAAACGTACTACTAGTGGTAGCAGTATTGGTAGCCACAGCCACCTATCAAGCTCCACTAAGCCCCCCCGGAGGATTTTGGCAAGATGACGGCAATCCGCAGCCAACAGCCAACAACGCTACTATCAGTAACATCAGCACCACCACCACCGTCTCTAGTACAAAGCCTTCTGAACACCTTGCAGGGGAAATGATTATGGAGTCTTCAGCCCAATTAATATTGTTGACAGCTAATTCTTTCGCCTTTTTTACGTCTATGTGCTTAATTCACACTCTTTTAGCTGGGCTCCCATTTAGCTTAGCCATTATGGTTATGATGACTTGCATGGCATTCTCGtattgttattctatttttgaaatttcaagtaaCAACGTTACCGTTGGGACTCTGTTTCCCATTTATCTGGCTGTAGGTTATGCAGTTGTTGTTTTTCCGGGTTTCCTCAACAAAGGCCTTAAAATGCTACTGCCACGTAAACTAGGAACCTAg
- the LOC123204402 gene encoding ankyrin repeat-containing protein BDA1-like isoform X2 has protein sequence MENAFLIFWYYKICNFVNYPNLKKNCRMRINCLEDHRLKELQDLAELGDVDKLFSVLTKDLYVLEDIEKIPLVSTPLHTAVSQGNIHFAKEIVNLKPSLTWKRDEQGLSPLHLALEGKHLQKWQNPRDPDLMWKYRELIKWLIKHDSGLVRVKAMGLVTPLHYAAQVDDESSLAEFLHACPSSIEDLTVKSETAVHVAIKKGRLKAFKVLLGWLRRFDKLEILSREDEEGNNALHTAVSARKHEMVKLLLLYMRVNIRNSKGLTALDVFNGRQGQGSVDAAVKDILLAAKAKTASQLQRPSLVEKFLGVLTYLQIIIRQIYFMDYRRVDEISREDRNVLLVVAVLVATATYQAPLSPPGGFWQDDGNPQPTANNATISNISTTTTVSSTKPSEHLAGEMIMESSAQLILLTANSFAFFTSMCLIHTLLAGLPFSLAIMVMMTCMAFSYCYSIFEISSNNVTVGTLFPIYLAVGYAVVVFPGFLNKGLKMLLPRKLGT, from the exons ATGGAGAATGCGTTCCTTATTTTCTGGTACTACAAGATTTGCAATTTTGTTAACTACCCTAATCTGAAGAAAAATTGTAGAATGAGAATCAACTGCTTGGAAGATCATAGGTTGAAGGAGTTACAGGATCTGGCCGAGTTAGGAGATGTCgataaattattttcagtaCTCACGAAGGATCTATATGTTTTGGAGGATATTGAAAAGATACCATTAGTGAGTACTCCCTTACACACAGCTGTAAGCCAAGGAAACATACATTTCGCCAAGGAAATAGTAAATTTAAAGCCATCATTAACTTGGAAGCGAGACGAACAAGGGCTTAGCCCCCTCCATTTGGCTTTGGAAGGGAAGCACCTGCAGAAATGGCAGAATCCTCGTGATCCGGATTTGATGTGGAAGTACCGGGAACTTATAAAATGGTTGATTAAACATGACAGTGGGCTTGTCCGTGTTAAAGCAATGGGGTTGGTTACTCCTTTGCACTATGCAGCTCAAGTAGATGATGAATCCAGCTTGGCTGAGTTTTTGCATGCTTGTCCATCATCAATCGAAGATTTGACTGTTAAATCTGAAACTGCTGTCCATGTCGCCATAAAAAAGGGGAGACTTAAAGCCTTTAAAGTCTTGTTAGGATGGCTTCGACGCTTCGACAAACTGGAGATCCTGAGCAGGGAGGACGAAGAAGGAAACAATGCATTGCATACTGCAGTATCTGCAAGAAAACATGAG ATGGTGAAGCTGTTGCTTCTATATATGAGAGTGAATATAAGGAACAGTAAAGGCTTGACAGCTTTGGACGTGTTCAACGGTCGCCAAGGTCAAGGTTCGGTAGATGCAGCAGTTAAGGACATTCTACTTGCTGCTAAAGCTAAAACTGCATCTCAACTCCAGCGTCCTTCATTAGTCGAGAAGTTTTTAGGTGTCTTAAcgtatttacaaataataattcggCAAATCTATTTTATGGATTACCGACGCGTTGATGAAATTTCTCGTGAAGACCGAAACGTACTACTAGTGGTAGCAGTATTGGTAGCCACAGCCACCTATCAAGCTCCACTAAGCCCCCCCGGAGGATTTTGGCAAGATGACGGCAATCCGCAGCCAACAGCCAACAACGCTACTATCAGTAACATCAGCACCACCACCACCGTCTCTAGTACAAAGCCTTCTGAACACCTTGCAGGGGAAATGATTATGGAGTCTTCAGCCCAATTAATATTGTTGACAGCTAATTCTTTCGCCTTTTTTACGTCTATGTGCTTAATTCACACTCTTTTAGCTGGGCTCCCATTTAGCTTAGCCATTATGGTTATGATGACTTGCATGGCATTCTCGtattgttattctatttttgaaatttcaagtaaCAACGTTACCGTTGGGACTCTGTTTCCCATTTATCTGGCTGTAGGTTATGCAGTTGTTGTTTTTCCGGGTTTCCTCAACAAAGGCCTTAAAATGCTACTGCCACGTAAACTAGGAACCTAg